One window of the bacterium genome contains the following:
- a CDS encoding biotin/lipoyl-containing protein yields MATEVVLPKLGLTQDDGTIVRWVKPEGSRVAKGEPLFEVMTDKATIEVESPASGVLLRILVPEGATAPVATPIALIGEPGERIVERSAPSPAPAVSGVSVNAPGPRPLSELTTPPRTTGAAAVGGTSGDGRVRVSPRARALASARGIDLHSLRGTGPDGRIIERDVQRALDAPPAGGAS; encoded by the coding sequence ATGGCGACGGAGGTCGTGCTCCCGAAACTCGGCCTGACCCAAGACGACGGCACGATCGTCCGGTGGGTCAAGCCCGAGGGCAGCCGGGTCGCGAAGGGCGAGCCGCTGTTCGAAGTGATGACCGACAAGGCGACGATCGAAGTTGAATCGCCGGCGTCGGGCGTGCTGCTGCGGATTCTCGTCCCCGAAGGCGCCACGGCGCCCGTCGCCACGCCGATCGCCTTGATCGGCGAGCCCGGAGAGCGAATCGTTGAACGTTCCGCCCCGTCGCCCGCGCCGGCAGTGTCTGGTGTATCGGTGAATGCGCCGGGGCCCCGGCCGTTGAGTGAGCTGACGACGCCTCCCCGAACGACCGGCGCGGCCGCGGTGGGCGGCACATCGGGTGACGGGCGCGTTCGCGTGTCGCCGCGCGCGCGCGCGCTCGCCTCGGCGCGCGGGATCGATCTCCATTCCCTTCGCGGCACCGGTCCCGACGGCCGGATCATCGAGCGCGACGTGCAGCGGGCGCTCGACGCTCCCCCCGCGGGAGGCGCGTC